A stretch of the Streptomyces sp. NBC_01428 genome encodes the following:
- a CDS encoding transglycosylase SLT domain-containing protein — MLEGNRVSRISVRGFAVASATAVTAVGSVVGVASGSTAQPSIDAEATASDSTLLADIPTGQQAQVQTASLTQQADAQAIAADASAKKDAEESARKQAADDAVAKQKAAEKAAKAEKEAKERKEAAEKASRSATRDATTFSVQSSYSVAQIQAMARQMVPSGQFQCFSNIVNHESSWNYKAVNASSGAYGLFQALPGSKMSSVGSDWQTNPATQIKWGLNYMNGRYGSPCEAWSFWQANSWY; from the coding sequence ATGCTGGAAGGAAACCGTGTGAGCCGGATTTCGGTCCGGGGATTCGCAGTGGCTTCGGCCACCGCGGTCACCGCCGTTGGAAGCGTCGTCGGAGTTGCCTCTGGCAGCACCGCTCAGCCCTCGATCGACGCCGAGGCGACGGCAAGCGACTCGACCCTCCTCGCGGACATCCCCACGGGTCAGCAGGCCCAGGTGCAGACCGCGTCCCTGACGCAGCAGGCCGACGCGCAGGCCATCGCCGCGGACGCGAGCGCCAAGAAGGACGCGGAGGAATCCGCCCGCAAGCAGGCGGCCGACGACGCCGTGGCCAAGCAGAAGGCCGCGGAGAAGGCTGCGAAGGCCGAGAAGGAGGCCAAGGAGCGCAAGGAAGCGGCGGAGAAGGCCAGCCGTTCCGCGACGCGCGACGCGACCACCTTCAGCGTCCAGTCCTCGTACTCCGTCGCGCAGATCCAGGCGATGGCTCGCCAGATGGTGCCGAGCGGGCAGTTCCAGTGCTTCAGCAACATCGTGAACCACGAGTCCAGCTGGAACTACAAGGCGGTCAACGCCTCGTCCGGTGCCTACGGTCTCTTCCAGGCTCTGCCCGGTTCCAAGATGTCGTCCGTCGGTTCCGACTGGCAGACGAACCCGGCCACACAGATCAAGTGGGGCCTCAACTACATGAACGGCCGGTACGGCAGCCCCTGTGAGGCGTGGTCGTTCTGGCAGGCGAACAGCTGGTACTGA
- a CDS encoding PhoH family protein, protein MVTSTKRRMPDRRTYVLDTSVLLADPNALSRFDEHEVVLPIVVVTELEAKRHHPELGYFARQALRLLDEFRVRHGRLDSPIPVGELGGTVRVELNHSDPSVLPSGYRLGDNDSRILAVARNLQAEGFDVTVVSKDLPLRIKASSVGLLAEEYRAELAITGSSGWTGMSELTLPGEQVDILFEEGHVYVPEAADLPVHTGLTIQSERGKALGRVTAEGNVRLVRGDREAFGIKGRSAEQRIALDLLLDPDIGILSMGGRAGTGKSALALCAGLEAVLERRQHQKVMVFRPLYAVGGQELGYLPGSESEKMGPWAQAVFDTLSAVASREVIEEVTARGMLEVLPLTHIRGRSLHDAFVIVDEAQSLERNVLLTVLSRIGANSRVVLTHDVAQRDNLRVGRYDGVVAVVEKLKGHPLFAHVTLNRSERSQIAALVTEMLEDGQI, encoded by the coding sequence GTGGTGACCAGCACTAAGCGCCGCATGCCTGACCGGCGCACCTATGTTCTCGACACCAGCGTCCTGCTGGCCGATCCCAATGCTCTGAGCCGCTTCGACGAGCATGAAGTGGTGCTCCCGATCGTCGTGGTCACGGAGCTGGAGGCCAAGCGGCACCATCCCGAGCTCGGCTACTTCGCCCGGCAGGCACTGCGCCTGCTCGACGAGTTCCGGGTCCGGCACGGCCGCCTCGACTCCCCGATCCCGGTCGGGGAGCTCGGCGGGACCGTACGCGTCGAGCTCAACCACTCGGACCCCAGCGTCCTGCCCAGCGGGTATCGCCTGGGGGACAACGACTCCCGCATCCTCGCCGTCGCCCGCAATCTCCAGGCCGAGGGATTCGACGTCACCGTCGTCTCGAAGGACCTGCCGCTCAGGATCAAGGCCTCCTCCGTGGGCCTCCTCGCCGAGGAGTACCGCGCGGAGCTGGCCATCACGGGCTCCTCCGGCTGGACCGGAATGTCCGAACTGACCCTGCCGGGCGAACAGGTGGACATCCTCTTCGAGGAGGGACACGTCTACGTCCCCGAAGCGGCCGACCTGCCCGTGCACACGGGCCTGACGATCCAGTCGGAGCGTGGCAAGGCCCTCGGCCGTGTCACCGCCGAGGGCAACGTCCGGCTGGTGCGCGGCGACCGGGAGGCGTTCGGCATCAAGGGCCGCAGCGCGGAGCAGCGCATCGCGCTGGATCTGCTGCTCGACCCGGACATCGGGATCCTGTCGATGGGCGGCCGGGCCGGCACCGGCAAGTCCGCGCTCGCGCTCTGCGCGGGCCTGGAGGCCGTCCTCGAACGCCGCCAGCACCAGAAGGTGATGGTCTTCCGGCCGCTCTACGCGGTGGGCGGACAGGAGCTCGGCTATCTGCCCGGCTCCGAGTCCGAGAAGATGGGCCCCTGGGCCCAGGCGGTGTTCGACACGCTCTCCGCGGTCGCCAGCCGCGAGGTCATCGAGGAGGTCACGGCGCGCGGCATGCTGGAGGTCCTGCCGCTCACCCACATCCGCGGCCGTTCCCTGCACGACGCGTTCGTGATCGTGGACGAGGCCCAGTCCCTGGAACGGAACGTCCTGCTGACGGTCCTCTCCCGGATCGGCGCCAACTCGCGGGTCGTTCTGACCCACGATGTGGCGCAAAGGGACAATCTGCGGGTCGGGCGGTACGACGGAGTGGTCGCCGTCGTCGAGAAGTTGAAGGGCCATCCGCTCTTCGCGCACGTCACGCTGAATCGTTCGGAGAGGTCCCAGATTGCGGCACTCGTGACCGAAATGCTGGAGGACGGGCAGATCTGA
- a CDS encoding isoprenyl transferase codes for MTLRDNLRRLLVRFYARRVEGHLDHDQVPKHIGVIMDGNRRWAKAAGSTTAQGHRAGADKIEEFLGWCSETDVEVVTLWLLSTDNFDRPQEELGPLLGIIEGVVRTLAADGRWRVHHVGTPDILPSQMQSALKEAEETTAHVEGIVVNVAIGYGGRQEIADAVRAMILDADDKGTSMEELAEAVDVDLIGKHLYTGAQPDPDLVIRTSGEQRLSGFMLWQTAHSEYFFCEVFWPAFRKVDFLRALRDYAARHRRYGG; via the coding sequence GTGACCTTGCGCGACAACCTGCGCCGTCTGCTGGTCAGGTTCTATGCACGCAGGGTGGAAGGCCACCTCGACCACGACCAGGTGCCGAAGCACATCGGGGTCATCATGGACGGCAACCGGCGCTGGGCGAAGGCGGCGGGTTCCACCACCGCCCAGGGCCACCGTGCCGGAGCCGACAAGATCGAGGAGTTCCTCGGCTGGTGCTCCGAGACGGACGTCGAGGTCGTCACCCTGTGGCTGCTGTCCACCGACAACTTCGACCGCCCGCAGGAGGAGCTCGGCCCGCTGCTCGGCATCATCGAGGGCGTCGTCCGCACCCTCGCGGCCGACGGCCGCTGGCGGGTGCATCACGTCGGCACGCCCGACATCCTGCCCTCGCAGATGCAGTCGGCCCTCAAGGAGGCCGAGGAGACCACCGCCCACGTCGAGGGGATAGTCGTCAACGTCGCCATCGGCTACGGCGGACGCCAGGAGATCGCGGACGCCGTCCGCGCGATGATCCTCGACGCCGACGACAAGGGCACCTCCATGGAGGAACTCGCCGAGGCCGTCGACGTCGACCTGATCGGCAAGCACCTCTACACCGGTGCCCAGCCCGACCCCGACCTGGTGATCCGGACCAGCGGAGAGCAGCGCCTGTCCGGATTCATGCTCTGGCAGACGGCCCACTCCGAGTACTTCTTCTGCGAAGTCTTCTGGCCGGCGTTCCGCAAGGTCGACTTCCTGCGCGCGCTGCGTGACTACGCGGCGCGACACCGCCGCTACGGCGGCTGA
- a CDS encoding DUF192 domain-containing protein, translated as MTTFTTERTSGPVPLERAATARARRRGLLGRDGIEGALLLTPASSVHTLGMRFPIDVAYLDRASRVLAVRTMRPGRVGLPRPRARAVLEAEAGSMERWGVERGVRVVVQDG; from the coding sequence ATGACGACCTTCACGACGGAGCGAACGTCCGGGCCGGTCCCGCTGGAACGGGCCGCGACGGCGCGCGCCCGGCGACGCGGGCTGCTCGGGCGCGACGGGATCGAGGGTGCGCTGCTGCTGACCCCGGCGAGCTCGGTGCACACCCTGGGGATGCGGTTCCCGATCGACGTCGCCTACCTGGACCGCGCGTCACGGGTCCTGGCGGTACGCACGATGCGTCCGGGCCGGGTGGGACTTCCCCGGCCACGGGCCCGGGCGGTCCTGGAGGCGGAGGCCGGCTCCATGGAGCGGTGGGGCGTGGAGCGTGGCGTACGGGTCGTGGTCCAGGACGGCTGA
- a CDS encoding class I SAM-dependent methyltransferase, whose product MTTTRTFEDLVAEAEAASVDGWDFSWFEGRATEERPSWGYARAMGERLGRARAALDLQTGGGEVLNSAPKLPPLLAATEGWPPNVAKATALLHPRGAVVVASPEEAPLPFADGAFDLVTSRHPVATHWDEIARVLCPGGTYFSQQVGPASVFELVEYFLGPLPEEVRTGRDPEAARRAAEAAGLDVVDLRSERLRVEFRDIGAVVHFLRKVIWMVPGFTVEAYRPRLRALHEQIQAQGPFVAHSSRFLIEARKPGEAA is encoded by the coding sequence ATGACCACCACGCGCACCTTCGAGGACCTCGTCGCCGAAGCCGAGGCCGCGTCCGTCGACGGCTGGGACTTCTCCTGGTTCGAGGGGCGGGCCACCGAGGAGCGGCCCTCGTGGGGGTACGCGCGGGCGATGGGGGAGCGGCTGGGCCGCGCCCGCGCCGCCCTCGACCTCCAGACAGGCGGCGGCGAGGTGCTGAACTCCGCCCCGAAGCTGCCCCCGCTCCTCGCCGCCACCGAGGGCTGGCCGCCGAACGTCGCCAAGGCGACCGCGCTGCTCCACCCCCGTGGTGCCGTGGTCGTCGCGTCCCCGGAGGAGGCCCCGCTGCCGTTCGCCGACGGCGCGTTCGACCTGGTGACGAGCCGGCACCCGGTGGCGACCCACTGGGACGAGATCGCCCGCGTGCTCTGCCCCGGCGGCACCTACTTCTCCCAGCAGGTCGGGCCGGCCAGTGTCTTCGAACTCGTGGAGTACTTCCTCGGCCCGCTGCCCGAGGAGGTCCGCACCGGCCGGGACCCGGAAGCCGCCCGACGCGCCGCCGAAGCCGCCGGGCTCGATGTCGTCGACCTGCGCTCGGAACGGCTGCGCGTCGAGTTCCGGGACATCGGAGCCGTCGTCCACTTCCTGCGCAAGGTGATCTGGATGGTCCCCGGATTCACCGTCGAGGCGTACCGGCCCCGGCTGCGCGCCCTGCACGAGCAGATCCAGGCGCAGGGTCCCTTCGTCGCCCACAGCAGCCGTTTCCTGATCGAGGCACGCAAGCCGGGCGAGGCTGCCTGA
- a CDS encoding LLM class flavin-dependent oxidoreductase encodes MTSLGVVFRPQLPPERLRAVARAADAAGLDELWLWEDCFLEGGVSAAAAALAWTERLKVGVGLLPVPLRNVAVTAMEAATLHRLFPGRAAVAVGHGVQDWMEQVGARAASPLTLLREHLDALRALLHGDRVSTEGRYVKLDGVALDWPPASAPEILTGATGPRTLRLAGEAADGTVLTASTTPDGVRRARDLIEEGRKKAGRTDGRHRVIVYLHAATGPDAAARLRAEMVADGEDPAAGHGAAGDAEAVAEAVRRVVDGGADTVVLQPTADEPDPEGFVRFAAEQVRPLVP; translated from the coding sequence ATGACGTCACTCGGTGTTGTCTTCCGGCCGCAACTGCCCCCCGAACGCCTGCGTGCCGTGGCGCGCGCGGCGGACGCGGCGGGGCTCGACGAACTGTGGCTGTGGGAGGACTGCTTTCTCGAAGGGGGCGTCTCCGCCGCCGCGGCCGCCCTCGCCTGGACCGAACGTCTGAAGGTCGGCGTCGGCCTGCTCCCGGTCCCGCTGCGGAACGTCGCCGTGACCGCCATGGAGGCCGCCACCCTGCACCGGCTCTTCCCGGGACGCGCGGCCGTCGCGGTCGGCCACGGCGTCCAGGACTGGATGGAACAGGTGGGAGCACGCGCCGCATCACCCCTCACGCTGCTGCGCGAACACCTCGACGCGCTGCGCGCCCTGCTGCACGGCGACCGTGTGTCCACGGAGGGCCGCTACGTGAAGCTGGACGGGGTCGCCCTCGACTGGCCGCCCGCCTCGGCGCCCGAGATCCTCACCGGCGCCACCGGTCCCCGGACGCTCCGGCTCGCCGGAGAGGCCGCCGACGGAACCGTCCTCACGGCGTCGACGACCCCCGACGGGGTACGGCGTGCCCGGGACCTCATCGAGGAGGGACGGAAGAAGGCCGGCCGGACGGACGGCCGGCACCGGGTGATCGTCTATCTCCATGCCGCGACCGGGCCCGACGCGGCCGCCCGGCTGCGCGCCGAGATGGTCGCCGACGGCGAGGACCCGGCGGCGGGACACGGGGCCGCCGGGGACGCGGAGGCCGTCGCCGAGGCCGTCCGGCGGGTCGTGGACGGGGGAGCCGACACCGTGGTCCTCCAGCCCACCGCCGACGAACCGGATCCCGAGGGCTTCGTCCGCTTCGCCGCCGAGCAGGTGCGCCCCCTGGTCCCCTGA
- a CDS encoding OmpA family protein: MAATPRSAHTFTALAVLATLILAGGPAHADDDPSAPPGSVTTSPPPDVDANSPGLKLADGATLAGAKVLDIKSVVEDLGGEERREDTNADVTFALQAEVLFPKDSSKLNPDAQSRIQAIADEIKAQKATTVRVFGFTDNLGSYAHGLSLSKNRAEQVHDRLAAALGSSDTDITFEVRGYSEDYPIADNTSEQGRRKNRRVEVSFPRGSAGDAS, encoded by the coding sequence ATGGCCGCCACCCCTCGCAGCGCCCATACCTTCACGGCGCTGGCCGTGCTGGCCACCCTGATCCTTGCCGGGGGCCCCGCCCACGCCGACGACGACCCCAGCGCCCCACCCGGCAGCGTCACCACGTCCCCACCCCCGGACGTCGACGCCAACAGTCCCGGGCTCAAGCTGGCCGACGGTGCCACGCTCGCGGGCGCCAAGGTGCTGGACATCAAGTCGGTCGTCGAGGACCTGGGAGGCGAGGAGCGCCGGGAGGACACCAACGCGGATGTGACGTTCGCGCTCCAGGCCGAGGTCCTCTTCCCGAAGGACAGCTCGAAACTGAACCCGGACGCCCAGTCCCGTATCCAGGCGATCGCGGACGAGATCAAGGCACAGAAGGCCACCACCGTCCGCGTCTTCGGCTTCACCGACAACCTCGGCTCGTACGCGCACGGTCTGAGCCTGTCGAAGAACCGCGCGGAGCAGGTCCACGACCGGCTGGCCGCCGCGCTCGGTTCGTCGGACACGGACATCACGTTCGAGGTGCGGGGCTACAGCGAGGACTACCCGATCGCCGACAACACCTCGGAGCAGGGCCGCCGCAAGAACCGCCGTGTGGAGGTGTCCTTCCCGAGGGGCTCGGCCGGCGACGCGTCGTAA
- a CDS encoding pilus assembly protein TadG-related protein, which produces MTPPLLRGDRGQTLPIYIWLTGILLFAAFAFFAFAQAASARNGAQTAADASALAAAQDARDELMDGLKAAVGQDDDWLDWLTGLQGPRGVGATAAAQQLASENDSTVQGGAQPTVSDGFPGYRVGIRTNYTVGDSIIPGTENKHAEAHAVAVIQPRCDFAPDTDPTKPVELDCDGQIVNIDPGDFNPDDLPDANVLFSVHLAE; this is translated from the coding sequence CTGACCCCGCCCCTCCTCCGCGGTGACCGAGGGCAGACTCTCCCGATCTACATCTGGCTGACGGGGATTCTGCTCTTCGCCGCGTTCGCCTTCTTCGCCTTCGCCCAAGCAGCGTCCGCCCGCAATGGAGCTCAAACCGCGGCGGACGCTTCTGCGTTGGCCGCCGCCCAGGACGCACGCGATGAACTGATGGACGGTCTGAAGGCCGCTGTGGGTCAGGACGACGACTGGCTGGACTGGCTGACCGGACTCCAGGGGCCACGGGGAGTGGGAGCCACGGCAGCCGCCCAACAGCTGGCCTCCGAGAACGACTCGACCGTTCAGGGGGGTGCACAGCCCACAGTCTCGGACGGGTTTCCCGGCTACCGGGTCGGCATCCGGACGAACTACACCGTCGGCGACTCGATCATTCCTGGCACCGAGAACAAGCACGCAGAGGCTCACGCCGTGGCTGTCATCCAACCGCGCTGCGACTTCGCCCCGGACACGGACCCCACGAAACCCGTCGAGCTGGACTGCGACGGGCAGATCGTGAACATCGACCCCGGAGATTTCAATCCGGACGACCTGCCGGACGCGAATGTGCTGTTCTCTGTGCATCTGGCCGAGTGA
- a CDS encoding response regulator produces the protein MPDQALPGPPLRVLVADDNPVVRAGLTALLEAHPDTVVVAAARDGEEALACALRHAPDVVLLDVRMPGTDGLTALPRLTRIAPVMMLTYSREPEVVAEALRKGAAGYLVHGEFTAAELISAVRDVRDGRSAVPDPLGVSYQPEPFSSHLQPSVSQSSEARPAVTAGLHRRAPNRTDFGLSSREVEVMDLIAAGMNNRQIAATCFITEKTVKNHINRIFAKLHSSSRSEAIAHWLGTAREGWGR, from the coding sequence ATGCCTGACCAGGCACTTCCCGGCCCGCCCCTGCGCGTCCTCGTTGCCGACGACAACCCGGTCGTACGGGCCGGACTGACCGCCCTGCTGGAGGCGCACCCCGACACCGTGGTGGTCGCGGCGGCCCGGGACGGCGAGGAGGCGCTCGCCTGCGCCCTGCGCCACGCACCCGACGTGGTCCTCCTCGACGTCCGCATGCCCGGCACCGACGGCCTCACCGCCCTGCCCCGGCTGACCAGGATCGCCCCGGTCATGATGCTCACCTACAGCCGCGAACCCGAGGTGGTGGCGGAGGCCCTGCGCAAGGGCGCGGCCGGCTACCTCGTCCATGGCGAGTTCACGGCGGCCGAACTGATCTCCGCCGTACGGGATGTGCGCGACGGCCGCTCCGCTGTCCCGGATCCACTCGGAGTTTCCTACCAACCAGAGCCATTCTCTTCGCACCTGCAACCATCTGTGTCACAGTCGTCGGAGGCTCGGCCCGCAGTGACGGCGGGACTTCATCGCCGCGCCCCCAACCGCACTGATTTCGGCCTGAGTTCAAGGGAGGTGGAGGTGATGGACCTCATCGCCGCAGGCATGAACAACCGTCAGATCGCCGCCACCTGCTTCATCACCGAGAAGACCGTCAAGAACCACATCAACCGCATCTTCGCGAAGCTGCACAGTTCTTCGCGCAGTGAAGCGATCGCCCACTGGCTGGGCACGGCCCGCGAGGGGTGGGGCCGATGA
- a CDS encoding sensor histidine kinase yields the protein MDGILHRLARTARPHTPGPLARPGRNRARGTGYLADDVPAPGGVRLQLNALQALCRQAFGVRLAAIAVGAPFAMTNAADGLARYAVLAAAVLGVMGSYAMLRDWERFGPRLLAHPSLMALDLSFGAILLLTASPASPLAYATVCTPLLSGLLYGWRGAGVFTGLQFVVLLTVFRAWEHRPGAGANTLLVAGFCVGAGIVGVTLRNLMFRFGTASQALSEATSRLAVAEAVESERARLAREMHDSVAKTLHGLALAADALAASADAADPEALRRQATVVAGAARRAATESRTLLSDLRRHTDLTAPDTDLLPELRALAADFQNRTRIPTPVRHRGATPVLPCAAAHHVLAIVSEALENTHRHAGATRAAVELAVAEDEFSVRVLDDGAGLPEAATPAMLATWTRSGHFGLLGMTERAACVGGRLALDRAPQGGAEIRLTVPLRGAARLAAPTDQEEAAHA from the coding sequence ATGGACGGCATCCTGCACCGCCTCGCGCGGACCGCCCGCCCGCACACGCCCGGTCCGCTCGCCCGCCCCGGACGCAACCGCGCGCGGGGCACCGGCTACCTCGCCGACGACGTCCCCGCGCCCGGCGGCGTCCGCCTCCAGCTCAACGCCCTCCAGGCACTGTGCCGCCAGGCCTTCGGCGTCCGCCTCGCCGCCATCGCCGTCGGCGCCCCCTTCGCGATGACGAACGCGGCCGACGGCCTCGCGCGCTACGCCGTCCTCGCCGCCGCCGTCCTCGGCGTCATGGGCTCCTACGCCATGCTCCGCGACTGGGAGCGCTTCGGACCCCGCCTCCTCGCCCACCCGAGCCTGATGGCCCTGGACCTCAGCTTCGGCGCGATCCTGCTCCTCACCGCGTCCCCGGCCTCCCCCCTCGCCTACGCCACGGTCTGCACGCCGCTCCTCTCCGGCCTCCTCTACGGCTGGCGTGGCGCGGGCGTCTTCACCGGCCTCCAGTTCGTCGTGCTCCTCACGGTGTTCCGGGCCTGGGAACACCGGCCCGGAGCCGGCGCCAACACCCTGCTCGTCGCGGGGTTCTGCGTCGGCGCCGGCATCGTCGGCGTCACCCTGCGCAACCTGATGTTCCGCTTCGGCACGGCCAGCCAGGCCCTGTCGGAGGCGACCAGCAGGCTCGCCGTCGCCGAGGCCGTCGAGTCCGAACGGGCCCGCCTGGCACGCGAGATGCACGACTCGGTGGCCAAGACCCTGCACGGTCTCGCCCTCGCCGCGGACGCCCTCGCCGCCTCCGCCGACGCCGCGGACCCCGAGGCACTGCGACGTCAGGCGACCGTGGTGGCCGGCGCTGCGCGCCGCGCCGCCACCGAGTCCCGCACCCTCCTGTCGGACCTGCGCCGCCACACCGATCTCACGGCCCCGGACACCGACCTCCTGCCCGAACTCCGGGCTCTGGCTGCCGACTTCCAGAACCGGACCCGTATCCCCACCCCCGTGCGCCACCGGGGCGCGACGCCGGTCCTGCCCTGCGCGGCGGCCCACCACGTCCTCGCGATCGTGTCCGAGGCACTGGAGAACACCCACCGCCACGCGGGCGCCACCCGGGCCGCCGTCGAACTGGCCGTGGCCGAGGACGAGTTCTCGGTACGGGTCCTGGACGACGGAGCGGGCCTCCCCGAGGCCGCCACCCCGGCCATGCTCGCCACCTGGACGAGATCCGGCCATTTCGGCCTGCTCGGCATGACGGAACGCGCCGCCTGCGTCGGCGGCCGGCTGGCGCTGGACCGAGCACCGCAGGGCGGCGCCGAGATCCGTCTCACCGTCCCTCTCCGCGGGGCCGCACGCCTCGCGGCCCCCACCGACCAAGAGGAGGCCGCACATGCCTGA
- a CDS encoding DUF5936 domain-containing protein has protein sequence MLPLLLAVLMGAAVAGVLLGVRMIRADAKLPSDLQLALEVGGTRVSTADSAVDRLGMRFAPTVLRLMGPRRVDAKRRRIDMAGNPGGLTLNRYAARRAVYGIFGVVLGLVFLSNGQLLFAVLTLAFGLVAADALIWQAVRERKDVIDRTLPDFLDVLAVVVSAGLGFRQALDRVAEKYEGPWADELRITLRQMDMGVSRRQAFDELRRRNSSEQVAQFVSALQQGEELGSPIAETLIQLATDMRRTDAQNARRRAAKTIPKATMVTLVFMLPATMILIATGMFLGSGTNFGSILGR, from the coding sequence ATGCTGCCGCTGCTGCTCGCCGTCCTGATGGGCGCGGCCGTCGCCGGCGTCCTCCTGGGCGTCCGGATGATCCGCGCCGACGCCAAGCTCCCCAGCGACCTCCAGCTCGCCCTGGAGGTCGGCGGCACCCGCGTCTCCACCGCGGACTCGGCCGTCGACCGCCTCGGCATGCGCTTCGCGCCGACCGTGCTGCGCCTGATGGGCCCGCGCCGGGTGGACGCCAAACGCCGCCGCATCGACATGGCGGGCAACCCCGGCGGCCTGACGCTCAACCGCTACGCGGCCCGCCGCGCGGTGTACGGCATCTTCGGCGTCGTCCTCGGTCTGGTCTTCCTCTCCAACGGCCAGCTCCTGTTCGCCGTGCTCACCCTGGCCTTCGGGCTGGTCGCCGCGGACGCCCTGATCTGGCAGGCGGTCCGGGAACGCAAGGACGTCATCGACCGCACGCTGCCCGACTTCCTGGACGTCCTCGCCGTCGTCGTCTCCGCGGGCCTCGGCTTCCGCCAGGCACTCGACCGCGTCGCCGAGAAGTACGAGGGCCCCTGGGCCGACGAACTGCGCATCACCCTGCGCCAGATGGACATGGGCGTCAGCCGCCGCCAGGCCTTCGACGAACTCCGCCGGCGCAACTCCTCCGAGCAGGTCGCCCAGTTCGTCTCGGCCCTCCAGCAGGGCGAGGAGCTCGGCTCACCGATCGCCGAGACGCTCATCCAGCTCGCCACCGACATGCGCCGCACGGACGCCCAGAACGCCCGCCGCCGTGCCGCCAAGACCATCCCCAAGGCGACCATGGTCACCCTCGTCTTCATGCTCCCCGCGACGATGATCCTCATCGCCACCGGCATGTTCCTGGGCTCGGGGACGAACTTCGGCTCGATCCTGGGGCGCTGA
- a CDS encoding type II secretion system F family protein: MNDPALLALGGTVLCGTLAVAGVHTYASGRAQRRALVDRLSGTGPPRSGAGRVRHFAGVDRRLRRTRLGRTIHLRLSATGLDITAGEFFTYVTAVVVALWLIAAATLAPFFGPIAALLGVWSAAIFLNWQRQKRIEAFINQLPDVARLLANATAAGLALRTALAMAAEELEAPAGEELAHVADQLMLGRTIDDALGELSERLPSRELIVLVTTLVLANKAGGSVVNSLRNLTQTLEDRKETRREVRTMLSEVNATAFTVPFLGIGSLVLINSSNEGALARVTGSPLGQGLVLLALGLYTVGFFVIRRLGKIEV, encoded by the coding sequence ATGAACGACCCCGCCCTCCTCGCCCTCGGCGGAACCGTCCTGTGCGGCACACTCGCCGTCGCGGGCGTGCACACCTACGCCTCGGGCCGCGCCCAGCGCCGGGCGCTCGTCGACCGCCTCTCCGGCACCGGCCCGCCGCGCTCCGGCGCCGGCCGTGTCCGGCACTTCGCGGGCGTGGACCGCAGGCTGCGCCGCACCCGGCTCGGCCGCACGATCCACCTGCGCCTCTCGGCCACCGGACTCGACATCACCGCGGGGGAGTTCTTCACCTACGTCACCGCCGTGGTCGTCGCCCTCTGGCTGATCGCCGCCGCCACCCTCGCCCCCTTCTTCGGCCCGATCGCCGCCCTCCTCGGGGTGTGGAGCGCGGCCATCTTCCTCAACTGGCAGCGCCAGAAACGCATCGAGGCCTTCATCAACCAACTCCCCGACGTGGCACGCCTGCTGGCGAACGCCACGGCGGCCGGTCTCGCCCTGCGCACCGCGCTCGCCATGGCCGCCGAGGAGCTGGAGGCCCCGGCGGGCGAGGAACTCGCCCACGTGGCGGACCAGCTGATGCTGGGGCGGACCATCGACGACGCGCTCGGCGAACTGTCCGAGCGGCTGCCGTCCCGCGAACTGATCGTCCTCGTCACCACGCTGGTCCTCGCGAACAAGGCGGGCGGCTCCGTGGTCAACTCCCTGCGCAACCTGACCCAGACCCTGGAGGACCGCAAGGAGACCCGGCGCGAGGTCCGCACCATGCTCTCCGAGGTCAACGCGACCGCCTTCACCGTCCCGTTCCTCGGTATCGGCTCCCTGGTCCTGATCAACTCCTCGAACGAGGGGGCCCTCGCTCGCGTCACCGGCTCCCCGCTCGGCCAGGGCCTCGTCCTGCTGGCCCTCGGCCTCTACACCGTGGGCTTCTTCGTCATCCGCCGCCTCGGCAAGATCGAAGTGTAG